The sequence below is a genomic window from Tistrella mobilis.
GAGATCGGCATCGTGTTCGATGCCACCTCGGCCGGCGCCCATGCCCGTCACGACCGGCTGCTTCAGGCCGACGGCAAGCAGGTGATCGACCTCACCCCGGCGGCGATCGGCCCCTATGTGGTGCCGCCGGTCAATCTCGATGCCATGCGCGATGCCCCCAACGTCAACATGGTCACCTGCGGTGGCCAGGCCACGATCCCGATCGTGGCGGCGGTGGCGAGCGTCGCACCCGTGACCTATGCCGAGATCGTGGCCTCGATTTCCTCGCGCTCGGCCGGCCCCGGCACGCGCGCCAATATCGACGAGTTCACCGAGACCACTTCGCGTGCCATCCGCGAGGTCGGCGGTGCCGGTGCCGGCAAGGCGATCATCGTGCTGAACCCGGCGGAGCCGCCGCTGATCATGCGCGACACGGTCTATTGCCTGGCGCAGACCCATGACCGCGAGGCGATCCGCACGGCGATCGAGAAGATGGTGGCCGAGGTTCAGGCCTATGTCCCCGGCTACCGGCTGAAGCAGGCGGTGCAGTTCGAGGTGATCGGCGACAACGCGCCGCTCCGCATCCCCGGCGTCGCCGAGGCGGCCACCGGCCTCAAGGTCAGCGTCTTCCTGGAGGTCGAAGGCGCCGGCCACTATCTGCCGGCCTATGCCGGCAATCTCGACATCATGACCTCGGCGGCGCTGAAGACCGCCGAACGCCTGGTCGATCTGCGGCGCGAGAAGGCAGCCTGACCCATGACCGACATCATTGCGACCGACAGCACGGCGACCACCGCTCCCTTGCGTCTCTACGTCCAGGACGTCACGCTCCGCGACGGCATGCATGCCATCCGCCATCAGTACACGCTGGATCAGGTGACGGCGATCGCCGCCGCGCTCGACCGGGCCGGCGTCGATGCGATCGAGATCGCCCATGGCGACGGGCTCGCGGGCTCGTCCTTCAATTACGGCTTCGGCCGCACCACCGATCTGGACTGGATCGAGGCCGCGGCCTCGGTGATCACCCGCGCGAAGCTCACCACCCTGCTGCTGCCCGGCATCGGC
It includes:
- a CDS encoding acetaldehyde dehydrogenase (acetylating), with amino-acid sequence MTKVKCAIIGSGNIGTDLMIKIMRMSKTLEMAAMVGIDPESDGLKRAARLGVATTHEGIEGLQALPVYPEIGIVFDATSAGAHARHDRLLQADGKQVIDLTPAAIGPYVVPPVNLDAMRDAPNVNMVTCGGQATIPIVAAVASVAPVTYAEIVASISSRSAGPGTRANIDEFTETTSRAIREVGGAGAGKAIIVLNPAEPPLIMRDTVYCLAQTHDREAIRTAIEKMVAEVQAYVPGYRLKQAVQFEVIGDNAPLRIPGVAEAATGLKVSVFLEVEGAGHYLPAYAGNLDIMTSAALKTAERLVDLRREKAA